One genomic region from Sulfurimonas sp. encodes:
- the cheB gene encoding chemotaxis-specific protein-glutamate methyltransferase CheB: MAKKVLIVDDSALVRKQLTEIIQTLDFEIDVAKNGKEAVDKATSLQYDVITMDINMPVMDGVEAVKRIMKAQPTAILMVSSLTFNDAEVTMDALDAGAIDYITKPGTMNVGKVQNAQNIVDLVKSLSRIPKRRLQRRVQKAPQKERKVVTQKVEQVGDSRDIQKVILIGSSTGGPGLIEQICASLPSAYKYPVCIVQHMPEQFTEAFAQRLNRSSMLNVHETTNGMELLPGNIYVARGGVHMNFAKKTSGKIVIKEDKEKGDNFFQPSVNDMMKSSLNIFKGENLIGVLLTGIGDDGADAMVELKKAGAYTLGESEESATVYGMPKVAFDRGGVCEQLNFSDILKKIVTLK; encoded by the coding sequence GTGGCAAAAAAAGTACTTATAGTTGATGATTCCGCCTTAGTTAGAAAACAATTAACAGAGATTATACAAACACTTGATTTTGAGATAGATGTTGCAAAAAATGGTAAAGAAGCAGTTGACAAAGCAACTTCTCTTCAATACGATGTAATCACTATGGATATAAATATGCCTGTCATGGACGGCGTAGAAGCTGTCAAAAGAATAATGAAGGCTCAACCAACTGCCATACTTATGGTTAGTTCACTGACTTTTAATGATGCTGAAGTTACAATGGATGCACTAGACGCTGGTGCAATTGACTATATAACTAAACCAGGGACTATGAATGTTGGAAAAGTTCAAAATGCTCAAAATATAGTAGATTTAGTAAAATCTCTTAGTAGAATTCCAAAAAGAAGACTTCAAAGAAGAGTTCAAAAAGCACCTCAAAAAGAGAGAAAAGTAGTTACGCAAAAAGTAGAGCAAGTAGGAGATTCAAGAGATATCCAAAAAGTTATTCTTATTGGTTCTTCTACTGGTGGACCTGGGTTGATAGAGCAGATTTGTGCGAGTTTACCTTCTGCTTATAAATATCCAGTTTGTATAGTTCAGCATATGCCAGAACAGTTTACAGAGGCTTTTGCACAAAGACTTAATCGTTCAAGTATGTTAAATGTGCACGAAACAACTAATGGAATGGAGCTACTTCCTGGAAATATTTATGTTGCAAGAGGTGGAGTTCATATGAATTTTGCTAAAAAAACATCTGGAAAAATTGTAATAAAAGAAGATAAAGAAAAAGGTGATAATTTTTTTCAACCAAGCGTAAATGATATGATGAAGAGTTCGCTTAATATTTTTAAGGGAGAAAACCTTATAGGCGTTCTTTTGACAGGTATTGGTGATGATGGTGCAGATGCTATGGTGGAGCTTAAAAAAGCTGGTGCATATACTCTTGGTGAGAGTGAAGAGAGTGCAACAGTTTATGGAATGCCAAAAGTTGCCTTTGATAGAGGTGGTGTTTGTGAACAGTTAAATTTTTCAGATATTTTGAAAAAAATAGTGACATTAAAATAA
- a CDS encoding HEAT repeat domain-containing protein, whose amino-acid sequence MALIKKHVKQEVEELPRFKTLEDAISYFESENNNDNKDYAIEEIVKFDGGGKYLVTSITKEDHIEKSSLTKIAAVISNMDPEVAPIEDIMDLLKLNNAYIRNLGISILRDFGNAIRYYIVKFLIGDDRDLRIFAINVLGDVDFAESRDMLVELLEDEQDINVAMTAVDYMGEIGEEQDIELLESLKARFDGEFYVEFAVDGAIKMIKG is encoded by the coding sequence ATGGCTTTAATAAAAAAACATGTTAAGCAAGAAGTTGAAGAATTACCAAGATTTAAAACACTTGAAGATGCTATAAGCTATTTTGAATCAGAAAATAACAACGATAATAAAGACTACGCTATTGAAGAGATTGTAAAGTTTGATGGTGGTGGTAAGTATCTTGTTACTAGTATAACAAAAGAAGATCATATTGAAAAAAGTTCTTTAACAAAAATAGCCGCAGTAATCTCAAATATGGACCCTGAAGTTGCACCTATTGAAGATATTATGGATTTACTTAAGCTAAATAATGCTTACATAAGAAACCTAGGTATCTCGATATTAAGAGATTTTGGTAATGCTATTAGGTACTATATAGTTAAATTTCTTATAGGTGATGATAGAGATTTAAGAATCTTTGCTATAAATGTTTTAGGTGATGTTGATTTTGCTGAATCAAGAGATATGCTTGTTGAACTTTTAGAAGATGAACAAGATATAAATGTAGCAATGACTGCAGTTGATTATATGGGTGAAATTGGAGAAGAGCAAGATATAGAACTTCTTGAATCTTTAAAAGCACGATTTGATGGTGAATTTTATGTAGAATTTGCAGTAGATGGTGCAATCAAGATGATTAAGGGGTAG
- a CDS encoding CheR family methyltransferase: protein MAYLLSKENFAKMSEYVYRKSGIFLEEDKHFDKLAKYVDARAAELEVDNFRKYFYKLRFEDKSGEEFQALMNGVTVNETYFFREKDQFEVLVNKILPELHEKLPASKTLRILSSPCSTGEEPYSMILHIVEEGTVVEQRDIEVVGIDIDSTVIEKAKKAKYTDRSVHAIPKGILAKWFKKKALGIN from the coding sequence ATGGCATACCTGTTATCAAAAGAAAACTTTGCAAAAATGAGCGAATATGTTTATAGAAAAAGTGGTATTTTTTTAGAAGAAGATAAGCATTTTGATAAGTTAGCAAAGTATGTAGATGCCAGAGCTGCTGAACTTGAAGTAGATAACTTTAGAAAATATTTTTATAAGCTTCGTTTTGAAGATAAATCTGGCGAAGAGTTTCAAGCACTTATGAATGGTGTAACCGTAAATGAAACATACTTTTTTAGAGAAAAAGATCAGTTTGAAGTTTTGGTAAATAAAATTTTGCCAGAGTTACATGAAAAGTTACCTGCTTCAAAAACTTTAAGGATACTATCTTCTCCATGTTCAACAGGAGAAGAACCATATTCTATGATACTGCATATTGTTGAAGAGGGAACTGTTGTAGAACAAAGAGATATAGAAGTTGTGGGTATAGATATAGACTCAACAGTAATAGAAAAGGCAAAAAAAGCAAAATATACAGACCGTTCAGTTCATGCCATACCAAAGGGTATATTAGCAAAATGGTTTAAGAAAAAAGCTCTTGGTATCAACTAG
- a CDS encoding CheR family methyltransferase has product MFDKTQMRNLGKFDVIFSRNMLIYFDDASRKEVAMTFYDMLNPGGYVLLGHAEYMSRIVSVFKAKKIDSTLIYQK; this is encoded by the coding sequence ATATTTGATAAAACACAGATGCGTAATCTTGGTAAATTTGATGTTATTTTTTCCAGAAATATGCTTATCTACTTTGATGACGCATCTAGGAAAGAGGTAGCTATGACATTTTATGACATGCTAAATCCAGGGGGTTATGTTCTTTTAGGACATGCTGAGTATATGAGTCGTATAGTTTCTGTTTTTAAAGCAAAAAAGATTGACTCTACATTGATTTATCAAAAGTAG